The Deinococcus koreensis genome includes a window with the following:
- a CDS encoding SDR family NAD(P)-dependent oxidoreductase, with the protein MAGRSEMAQVIVISGAGSGFGALTARALADSGNIVYAGIRETTGRNAGRVQEAQNYAREHGAHLRTIELDVSSQDSVDSAVAQIITEAGRLDVVIHNAGHMVNGPTEAFLPEQLAQVYDTNVLSTQRLNRAALPHLRKQGHGLVLWVGSSSTRGGTPPYLAPYFAAKAAMDALAVSYAAELARFGIETSIVVPGSFTNGTNHFASAGTPADEHRASQYEERYPGLLASVAQRLAQLAPPDVDASLVSNEIARIVALPAGQRPFRSHVDPANDGSEEVSAVADRVRLEFLTRVGLADLLRPAP; encoded by the coding sequence ATGGCGGGGCGGTCTGAGATGGCGCAGGTCATCGTCATCAGCGGCGCAGGCAGCGGCTTCGGCGCGCTCACCGCACGCGCCCTCGCCGACTCGGGGAACATCGTCTACGCGGGCATCCGGGAAACCACGGGGCGAAATGCCGGGCGCGTCCAGGAGGCCCAGAACTACGCCCGGGAGCACGGCGCCCACCTGCGAACCATCGAACTCGACGTCAGCTCGCAGGACTCCGTGGACTCGGCCGTCGCCCAGATCATCACCGAGGCTGGACGGCTCGACGTGGTCATCCACAACGCCGGGCACATGGTGAACGGCCCCACCGAGGCCTTTCTCCCTGAGCAACTCGCGCAGGTGTACGACACCAACGTGCTGAGCACCCAGCGGCTGAACCGCGCGGCCCTGCCCCATCTGCGGAAGCAGGGTCATGGGCTCGTGCTGTGGGTGGGCAGCTCCAGCACCCGGGGCGGCACCCCGCCCTACCTGGCCCCGTACTTTGCGGCGAAAGCGGCGATGGACGCCTTGGCCGTCAGTTACGCGGCAGAACTGGCCCGCTTCGGGATCGAGACCAGTATCGTGGTGCCTGGCTCGTTTACCAACGGCACCAACCACTTCGCCAGTGCAGGAACACCCGCCGACGAGCACAGGGCGTCCCAGTACGAGGAGCGGTATCCGGGTCTGTTGGCTTCAGTGGCCCAGAGGTTGGCGCAGTTGGCGCCGCCGGATGTGGACGCTTCCCTGGTCTCGAACGAGATCGCGCGGATCGTGGCGCTGCCCGCTGGTCAGCGCCCCTTTCGCAGCCATGTCGATCCCGCGAACGATGGTTCGGAGGAAGTGAGCGCTGTCGCCGACCGCGTCCGTCTGGAGTTCCTGACCCGCGTCGGGCTGGCCGACCTGCTGCGCCCGGCCCCCTAG
- a CDS encoding SDR family oxidoreductase: protein MTHSTHPARVAIVTGGSRGIGRQSAERLAADGLAVVIAYASNDQEAQSAVAAIQTAGGLATAVKVDVSDEQAVAQLFSATEQTYGGVDVVVHAAGIMILKPLVEFSADDFDRMHRVNVRGTFLVNRQATRRMRPGGAIINFSSSVVELALPTYAPYAATKGAVDALSRVLAREMRGRDITVNAVAPGPTATDLFLDGKDAATIDRMAKMNPLERLGTPQDIAEVVSFLAGPGRWINGQVILVNGGAV from the coding sequence ATGACTCACTCCACCCATCCCGCCCGTGTGGCCATCGTGACCGGCGGATCCCGCGGCATTGGCCGTCAGAGCGCCGAGCGCCTTGCGGCCGACGGCCTGGCGGTCGTGATCGCCTATGCCAGCAACGATCAAGAAGCGCAGAGCGCCGTGGCCGCGATCCAGACGGCCGGTGGCCTCGCCACTGCCGTCAAGGTCGACGTGTCCGACGAGCAGGCCGTCGCGCAGCTGTTCAGTGCCACCGAGCAGACCTACGGTGGCGTCGACGTCGTCGTTCATGCAGCGGGTATTATGATCCTGAAGCCCCTCGTCGAGTTCAGTGCGGATGATTTCGACCGGATGCACCGGGTCAACGTCCGTGGCACCTTTCTGGTCAATCGGCAGGCGACCCGCCGGATGCGCCCGGGTGGGGCAATCATCAACTTCTCCAGCTCGGTGGTCGAATTGGCGCTGCCTACCTATGCCCCGTATGCCGCCACCAAGGGTGCGGTGGATGCCCTGAGCCGCGTTCTCGCCCGGGAGATGCGGGGCCGGGACATCACTGTGAATGCCGTCGCGCCCGGCCCCACCGCCACCGACCTGTTCCTGGACGGCAAGGATGCGGCTACCATCGACCGGATGGCGAAGATGAATCCGCTGGAGCGGCTGGGCACCCCGCAGGACATCGCCGAGGTCGTGTCGTTCCTGGCGGGCCCGGGGCGCTGGATCAACGGTCAGGTCATCCTCGTGAATGGCGGGGCGGTCTGA